One window from the genome of Candidatus Didemnitutus sp. encodes:
- a CDS encoding TerC family protein, which yields MFEWLSDPQAWISLLTLTGLEIVLGIDNVIFISILAGKLPAAQQPKARQTGLSLALITRIALLASIAWMAKLTSPLFSVLGHGISGRDLILLLGGLFLLFKSTHEIHEKLEGEEGHASTKVAASFAKVIVQIMLLDVVFSLDSVITAVGMAQHLAIMIAAVILAMGVMLLAAGAISDFVNKHPTLKILALSFLLLIGTTLIAEGMGFHIPKGYVYFAMAFSFGVEMLNLKLRKKTQPVALHQPYR from the coding sequence ATGTTCGAATGGCTCAGCGACCCGCAGGCGTGGATCAGCCTGCTCACCTTGACCGGGCTCGAGATCGTGCTCGGCATCGACAACGTCATTTTCATTTCCATCCTCGCGGGCAAATTGCCGGCCGCGCAGCAGCCGAAGGCGCGGCAGACGGGCCTCAGCCTCGCGCTGATCACGCGCATCGCGCTGCTCGCGAGCATCGCGTGGATGGCGAAGCTCACGAGTCCGCTCTTCAGCGTGCTCGGCCACGGCATTTCCGGTCGTGATTTGATCCTGCTCCTCGGCGGCCTGTTCCTGCTTTTCAAAAGCACGCACGAAATCCACGAGAAACTCGAGGGCGAGGAGGGTCACGCGTCCACGAAAGTCGCGGCGTCGTTCGCCAAGGTCATCGTGCAAATCATGCTGCTCGACGTCGTGTTCTCGCTCGATTCCGTCATCACGGCCGTGGGCATGGCGCAGCACCTCGCGATCATGATCGCCGCGGTGATCCTCGCGATGGGCGTCATGTTGCTCGCGGCCGGCGCGATCAGCGACTTCGTGAACAAACATCCGACGCTGAAGATCCTCGCGCTGTCGTTCCTGCTCCTGATCGGCACGACGCTGATCGCCGAGGGCATGGGCTTCCACATCCCGAAAGGCTACGTCTACTTCGCCATGGCGTTCTCGTTCGGCGTCGAGATGTTGAACCTGAAATTGCGCAAGAAGACGCAGCCGGTCGCGCTGCATCAGCCGTATCGGTGA
- a CDS encoding NAD(P)/FAD-dependent oxidoreductase — translation MNERQVSVVGGGAAGFFGAIACAEANPACRVTLYEATAHTLAKVKISGGGRCNVTHHCFEPRDLAKRYPRGGRELTGAFSRFQPRDTVEWFAARGVTLKAEADGRMFPVTDNSQTIVDALLGAARKAGVVVRPQCGVKSALRVPTSGGFHLELTTGEEVTTDRLLLATGGNKSNAGFAIAQSFGHHLETPVPSLFTFHIDDPRLKDLAGVSVEDAATAVAGTSLKEHGPMLVTHWGLSGPAVLKISAWGARLLAERNYQFALRVNWAPKFNAETARAELERARGAEPRKQVTTWSPLGVPLRLWERLVVAAGIAANAPWTSVGNPALRALAAQVTEAEFAVKGKSLFKDEFVTCGGVRLSEVDFKRMESRLVPGLHFAGEMLDIDGVTGGFNFQAAWTTGWLAGRAMAE, via the coding sequence ATGAATGAGCGGCAGGTCAGCGTGGTCGGCGGCGGTGCAGCGGGATTCTTCGGCGCCATCGCGTGCGCCGAGGCGAATCCCGCCTGCCGCGTCACGCTCTACGAAGCGACGGCGCACACGCTCGCGAAGGTGAAAATCTCCGGCGGCGGACGCTGCAACGTCACGCACCACTGCTTCGAGCCGCGCGACCTCGCGAAGCGCTACCCGCGCGGCGGCCGCGAGCTCACCGGTGCGTTCAGCCGCTTCCAGCCGCGCGACACCGTCGAGTGGTTCGCCGCGCGCGGCGTGACGCTGAAAGCCGAGGCGGACGGACGCATGTTTCCCGTCACCGACAATTCGCAGACGATCGTCGACGCGCTGCTCGGCGCCGCGCGGAAGGCCGGTGTCGTCGTGCGCCCGCAATGCGGCGTGAAGAGCGCGCTGCGCGTGCCGACCAGCGGCGGCTTCCATCTCGAGCTGACCACGGGCGAGGAAGTGACGACCGATCGCCTGCTGCTCGCCACCGGCGGCAACAAGTCGAACGCCGGCTTCGCGATCGCGCAGTCGTTCGGCCACCACCTCGAGACGCCGGTGCCGTCGCTGTTCACGTTTCACATCGACGATCCGCGACTGAAGGATCTCGCCGGCGTTTCCGTCGAGGACGCCGCGACGGCTGTCGCGGGCACCTCACTCAAGGAACACGGGCCGATGCTCGTGACGCATTGGGGACTGAGCGGCCCGGCGGTGCTGAAAATTTCCGCGTGGGGCGCGCGCTTGCTCGCGGAGCGCAATTACCAATTCGCTTTGCGGGTGAACTGGGCGCCGAAATTCAACGCCGAGACCGCACGCGCCGAGCTCGAGCGCGCCCGCGGCGCGGAGCCGCGCAAGCAGGTCACGACGTGGAGTCCGCTCGGCGTGCCGCTGCGTCTGTGGGAGCGGCTCGTCGTCGCCGCCGGCATCGCGGCCAACGCGCCGTGGACGAGCGTGGGCAACCCGGCGTTGCGCGCGCTGGCGGCGCAGGTGACCGAGGCGGAGTTCGCCGTGAAGGGAAAGAGTTTGTTCAAGGACGAGTTCGTGACTTGCGGCGGCGTGCGGCTGAGCGAGGTGGATTTCAAGCGCATGGAAAGCCGCCTAGTGCCCGGACTGCATTTCGCGGGCGAGATGCTCGACATCGACGGCGTGACCGGCGGTTTCAATTTTCAAGCGGCGTGGACGACCGGCTGGCTCGCCGGCCGCGCGATGGCGGAGTAG
- the raiA gene encoding ribosome-associated translation inhibitor RaiA, with translation MNDKIHVRGIHLTLTPALTQAMHEKAERLLRHNSHIIRIRLDLEFHDTKAPEQRFIAKAQVEIDGPDLVASATSEDGYKSVDLVVDKLDKLIRERHAKRVHVRNDSDRQAPDVLHGKV, from the coding sequence ATGAACGACAAAATCCACGTTCGCGGAATCCACCTCACCCTCACTCCCGCCCTCACCCAGGCAATGCATGAAAAGGCCGAGCGCCTGCTCCGCCATAATTCGCACATCATCCGCATCCGGCTCGACCTCGAGTTCCACGACACCAAGGCCCCCGAGCAGCGCTTCATCGCGAAGGCGCAGGTGGAAATCGACGGCCCGGACCTGGTCGCCTCCGCCACGAGCGAGGACGGCTACAAGTCGGTCGACCTCGTCGTCGACAAACTCGACAAACTCATCCGCGAGCGTCACGCCAAGCGCGTCCACGTCCGAAACGACTCCGATCGCCAGGCGCCCGACGTGCTGCACGGCAAAGTCTGA
- a CDS encoding AAA family ATPase, producing the protein MLRSLHIENFKRFRSLDVPQFKRVNLISGRNNTGKTALLEAIMLLLDHSGKFGNLPAIFRNAANLGDQDQNFWKWLLPNGDESARALLLGKTERHSSPFAVQMFNFNSTGRNWPRIPGFSNAQQIGSIGSMVAHQVNEAGHMVVNPLSGYRVSALSTRPSDPQQDAANYDRVVLKKGAEARLEKLLRKLEPRLLSVRSIKPHGASLIYVDLGLDEKIPAVHLGQGFNRLLAIYSEILASGSNVLLIDEIENGIHHEILPDVWKGIRELAESENIQVFATTHSWECVVAAHETYAETLDYDFALHRMVEVEGEVSVQTLGKEALEASIKGLIDVR; encoded by the coding sequence ATGCTCCGGTCGTTGCACATTGAGAACTTCAAGCGCTTCCGCTCGCTTGATGTCCCGCAATTCAAGCGGGTGAATCTCATTTCCGGCCGCAACAACACTGGCAAAACCGCGCTGCTCGAGGCGATCATGCTGCTGCTGGATCACAGCGGGAAATTCGGCAATCTACCCGCTATTTTCCGGAACGCAGCTAATCTAGGCGACCAAGATCAAAATTTCTGGAAATGGCTTTTGCCCAATGGTGATGAGTCAGCTCGAGCCCTGCTTTTGGGTAAAACGGAACGCCACAGCAGTCCGTTCGCAGTGCAGATGTTCAATTTCAATTCAACAGGTCGTAATTGGCCGAGAATACCTGGTTTTTCCAATGCGCAGCAAATCGGGTCAATAGGCTCTATGGTTGCGCACCAAGTGAACGAGGCCGGGCACATGGTGGTAAACCCACTGTCCGGATACCGGGTCTCCGCCCTCTCCACCCGCCCGAGTGACCCGCAGCAGGACGCCGCGAATTATGACCGTGTCGTCCTGAAGAAAGGCGCCGAGGCACGCTTGGAAAAGCTCCTCCGCAAACTCGAGCCACGCCTGCTCTCCGTCCGTTCGATCAAGCCCCACGGGGCTTCGCTCATCTACGTCGATCTCGGCCTCGACGAGAAAATCCCCGCCGTCCACCTCGGCCAGGGTTTTAACCGGCTGCTCGCGATCTACTCCGAAATTCTCGCCTCCGGCAGCAACGTGCTGCTGATTGACGAGATCGAGAACGGCATTCACCACGAGATTCTTCCGGATGTCTGGAAGGGTATCCGCGAGCTCGCCGAGTCCGAGAACATCCAGGTCTTTGCCACGACGCACAGCTGGGAATGCGTGGTCGCGGCGCACGAGACCTACGCCGAGACGCTCGACTACGATTTCGCGCTGCACCGCATGGTCGAGGTCGAGGGCGAGGTGTCCGTCCAGACCTTGGGCAAAGAAGCCCTGGAAGCGTCCATCAAGGGGCTCATCGACGTCCGTTGA
- a CDS encoding AEC family transporter has product MTSYAQLFATVLPVFLVVLLGIGLRRMGWVKAEAEESLFNVVIKVATPCLIFDSVVGNAALRQPGNLLLAPLAGFALTLASFGLALFAARAIGLHVGTGLRTFGLAAGLANYGYLPLPIVDAMWGGEARGLLLTHNMGVEAAIWTGGVLIVSGLGLREGWRRILNVPLFALLAALTVNLTGLGPLIPGPVMSAVHAVGLIMIPLGLIMTGVSIQPHVGEWGKLIAPRVLLGAAAVRLLVLPLLFLVVAKFGPFSPELKRILVIQAAMPSAVIPIIIARVYGGQPLVAVQIVLGTTAVGLFTIPFWIQTGLAWVAP; this is encoded by the coding sequence ATGACCAGCTACGCTCAACTTTTCGCGACCGTGCTGCCGGTGTTTCTGGTTGTCTTGCTCGGCATCGGCCTTCGTCGGATGGGGTGGGTGAAGGCGGAGGCGGAGGAGAGTTTGTTCAACGTCGTGATCAAGGTCGCGACACCGTGCCTGATCTTCGACTCGGTGGTGGGCAACGCCGCGCTGCGCCAGCCGGGTAACCTCCTGCTCGCGCCGCTCGCCGGTTTCGCACTGACGCTGGCGAGCTTCGGTCTCGCGCTGTTCGCGGCGCGGGCGATCGGACTGCACGTTGGCACCGGGTTGCGGACGTTCGGCCTCGCGGCTGGGCTCGCGAACTACGGCTACCTGCCGCTGCCGATCGTCGACGCGATGTGGGGCGGGGAGGCGCGCGGCTTGCTCCTGACACACAACATGGGCGTCGAGGCCGCGATCTGGACCGGCGGCGTGCTCATCGTGAGCGGCCTCGGTTTGCGCGAAGGTTGGCGGCGGATTCTCAACGTGCCGCTGTTCGCGCTGCTGGCGGCGCTGACGGTGAATCTGACCGGTCTCGGGCCGCTGATTCCCGGGCCGGTGATGAGTGCGGTGCACGCGGTCGGGCTGATCATGATTCCGCTCGGGCTGATCATGACCGGCGTGAGCATCCAGCCGCATGTCGGCGAGTGGGGGAAACTCATCGCGCCGCGCGTGCTGCTCGGCGCGGCGGCGGTGCGGCTGCTGGTGTTGCCCTTGTTGTTTCTCGTGGTGGCGAAGTTCGGGCCGTTTTCCCCGGAGCTGAAACGCATCCTCGTCATTCAGGCGGCGATGCCTTCGGCGGTGATTCCGATCATCATCGCCCGCGTCTACGGCGGACAGCCGCTCGTCGCCGTGCAGATCGTGCTCGGCACGACGGCGGTGGGATTGTTCACGATTCCGTTTTGGATTCAGACCGGACTCGCTTGGGTGGCGCCGTGA
- a CDS encoding thioredoxin family protein, with the protein MIRPLIACLFLSVAALLRAEAPTAPSLPPLEQEVGEIVAGPHVTIVHFWAPWCPNCRAEMTPDGWTKFIGANPDVKFVFLNIWHRGLDPAPKLAAAGLGTQPNLKLLTHPNPTSKAGPERMNAFLGLPVTWLPTTWVFRAGRLRYALNYGEVRFDLLQTLVNDTNEKWNH; encoded by the coding sequence ATGATCCGTCCCCTGATCGCTTGCCTGTTCCTTTCCGTGGCTGCGCTGCTGCGCGCCGAGGCCCCGACCGCACCGTCACTGCCGCCGCTCGAGCAGGAGGTCGGCGAGATCGTCGCTGGTCCGCACGTCACGATCGTGCATTTCTGGGCGCCGTGGTGTCCGAATTGCCGCGCGGAGATGACGCCGGATGGTTGGACGAAATTCATCGGCGCGAACCCCGACGTGAAGTTCGTCTTCCTCAATATCTGGCATCGCGGTCTGGACCCGGCGCCCAAGCTCGCCGCGGCCGGCCTCGGCACGCAGCCGAACCTCAAACTGCTCACCCATCCCAATCCGACTTCCAAGGCCGGTCCGGAGCGCATGAACGCGTTTCTTGGCCTGCCCGTCACGTGGCTGCCCACGACGTGGGTCTTCCGCGCCGGCCGGCTCCGCTACGCGCTCAACTACGGCGAAGTCCGTTTCGACCTGCTGCAGACGCTCGTGAACGACACGAACGAGAAGTGGAACCACTGA